From the genome of Mya arenaria isolate MELC-2E11 chromosome 5, ASM2691426v1:
atttaaaaattttGTATTGTTCACAAATTTATTCTGACTCAAGGATGTTTAGCTTATGAACTCAACAGCCCGTTGAAAGTCAGAGTCAAATTCTGGTAGTGTCATTGTCCCAACAAACTGGTTGTTTCACAAAAATTTCGGATAATAGAAAAATTCATCTCCATGCTTGAATCTCACTGACCTGGGGTTTACAGTGTTCCTCGAGCCAGCTGAAGACACAAGCAGAGAGTTCGGCAAAGTTGGCTACGGAGATGTTTGCATTGAACGTCTGGAACAGTGCATCCATCACCTGCTTAAACTGGAGGAAAAGTGGGGGAAATCGGTAAATACTTCTGAATAATTGGTGAATAACTGGTGCAGAAAATAGAGCTATCACataatattatgataaataCCACAATACGTCATTTTTCAGATCAGTTTTAAAGGGCCTTTACTCTTGTTAGACAAAGTGTTCAATATTCTCAGGCGTACAATTTCCTATGCTGACCAATATTGCTATAATGTTTCATGTGTGTCGGTGCAAAACATTTGGAATAAATACTTGATGGGGCAGAACATATGCAAATTCAATACATTATATGTCAGAGAACGCACTgtagcaatatttaaaattgaagttGACACCATCaaatcaatcaaacaaaaataataaaatcaaatccaatttattttcatttagacCAGTTTTGACATGCTTCCCATTAATAATCAGTTAGTATATCCTATCATTAAACTatcatcattttataaaaagttgAGGAAGCACGTACCACATGGAACTTGACAGCATCAGACACCTGGTTCTGTCCGTGAGAGGGCTGATTCTGGTGGGTCTTCACAATGTGCtcataatttctgaaatatgCAAGCAATAAAAATGGTTAACAGTTGGTTACAGTGGTAAAAAGTTTACAGTGGTTTACAGTAGATTACCTTTGGTTTAAGGTGGTTTACAATGGGTAACAGCAGTTTACAGCGGTTAACAGTGGGTAACAGTGGTTTACCGTGGGTAACGGTAGTTTACAGCTGTTAACAGTGGGTAACCGATGTTGATGGTGGTAACAGTGGTTTACAGCCATTAACAGTGGGTTACAGTGGTTTACAACGGTTAACTGTGGGTTTCAGTGGGTTAACAGTGGGTTAACAGCGGGTTACATTGGTTAACAGTGGGTTAACAGTGGGTTACAGCGGTTTACAGTGGGATACAGTGGATTACAGTGAGTTACAGTGGTAAACAGTGGTAAACAGCGGTTTACAGTGGCTTACAGTGGTAAACAGTGGTAAACAGCGGGTTACAGTGGGATACAGTGAGTTACAGTGGTAAACAGTGGTAAACAGCGGGTTACAGTGAGTTACAGTGAGTTACAGTGGTAAACAGTGGTAAACAGCGGGTTACAGTGGGATACAGTGAGTTACAGTGGTAAACAGTGGTAAACAGCGGGTTACAGTGGGTTACAGTGAGTTACAGTGGTAAACAGTGGTAAACAGCGGGTTACAGTGAGTTACAGTAGGTAAGAGTGGGTTTAAGTCGTTGACATGTATTAATGGTGGGTTACAGTGGGTTACTGCCTGAAGATACCCAAACCACTTTTTACCTGTACCTTATGTACCGCATGTTGTTTGTACCTTCTTTTTATCAAACCAAATATGACttaaatggtatttatttaaatatcatctAAACTTGCAGATGTTACAACATgaagttaataaatataacatattccCTATATTTTGTCACAAACTTCTATGTTAATGAGTTAATTCcctgtttttttcacaaaagaataaccttgaaaaaaaaattattgaaaaagcAAATCCAGTAATAAAGTACATAACCAGAAATCACTTTATCTATTGTAATTGTcactttttgaaaattaattagaATTCGACTCACGCCTTCATGATTTTTAGAGCCATCACTTCCTTGCGAAGAGAGTCAAGCTCATCTTCCTGTTTCTTCTTCTGGCCCACAAGGTACTGGATGTAGTCAATGGCTGAAACATGAAGACAACGCTAGTTGAAAGGTATGTAATCTCAGGGATGTGATTGTGTTGTGTTTGGTGGTGGGTGGGCTTTAGGTCTCTGATAGGGGTAGGTAAAGCACTTTGCCACAGAGGCAAAACTGTTTTTTTCGAATCCATTCGAGGACTCTTCTGACTTCAAAAGTGGAGTGTGAACAATAACAACCATTGAAGAAACAACCAAAAGCAACAGGTTAACTTtttaaattcagtttaaaaaaaaatacatttttggagGTCCCTGAAGCCTTTATATTAGGGAAATCAGGAAATCTTCAGAAAACTCATGTCTTCGCATCTGTAAAGCTTTTGAAATTGGGTGCCCATTTAATGGCAAATTCAGTTATTAATACAACTGACATGCCACTATAATTTGGTTATATCTGCTCTCAGCGGTAATAacaattgtttaacaatatatatttattaaaattcaagTCCCTGTGTGTGTTTATGTTACACCTTTTCAATGGTTTAACAATAATGAATATTCAGATCAACACAGCTCACTGTATCATTATTCATACAGCTGATGTCAcgacttttgttttaaatctttgCAAGTAAAAAGCAAAAACATGGAAGCAAATGGGAATCTTGCTCCACTTGATTACTTGTAGTTGTTTGTCAGAGGAGGTCAGAGTAATCCATGGgattatacaaacatgtgttattATTCATTACGGAAAGATATTCCCTTGATTGGTTTATTGAATGGTTGAATGAAAACCAGCATCATTTTAATTGCATGACACACAGAGGATATTATATGAATGGACtttcaatacaaaatttataaaacaaggtTTATCAAATTGACAAGAGCACCCCATGCCTGTCTTTATTTTAGAACACAAAGTATTGAGTAATATGACTGGTTATCAGACTTCTTTGacatattatgcccatacacattctgactaaatttgCTGATGGTTGGATAAAGgctttaaaagttatttatcgAACAAGTGATTTTAGATAACTTCTATAACAAAAGGGTGACTACAGCCATGTTGCTGGTTATTAAACTTGTCCCAGATAATATGACACATTCTTGccaaatttggtcatgattggacaaaggcttctcaTCTTATTGAGCAGACAACAAAGTGGCAAAGCCCGGCCAACCGCCTGCCTGCCCGTACCCCCCAggtaaaacaataatacatcCCATCTTTTTACAACTGCCtaaaaaaatgaagttaacaaatttagtattaaatgaacagaaatgtgatattttatttatatcacaaaCACTAAATTGATGAATTATAGCACTAAATACTTAAAGCTTCactataaaacataacattttataagGCAATTTTGTCACAGTTACTTCactagttttatataaaaaatatgaagacATTATTTCATGATCACAACAtggtttatcatttaaatagcCTTACATCTCTGCAGCACTGTGGACATTATTTCATGATCACAACAtcgtttatcatttaaatagcCTTACATCTCTGCAGCACTGTGGCCTTGCTCAGTTTGGATGGCGCCATGGCATCAGACTGCTGGCAGGTTGGAACAATGGCTTGAAGCTCATCATACCCTCTCTGATCAGggaaaatacaattaaaggaAAAATATAACTGTGCATGATCAGAAATGTGTTTATAATGATCTCAAAACATTCggtaaaacaaattatttagcACATCAATGTAACTTAGTTATGACAGACTAAACTACCTGAAACTGAAACTGCTTATTAAATTCAATGCCTATTTATGTACCAAATAACTTTCAATGGTGTTGTACATCTTTATTAAACATGTAgtacataagtacatacatacatgcacatacaaatacacataaaaCTTTGATAAGAACACAATCAAAAAGTACATTGAAAAGTCTTTAATGTAGTGTATTGACTTTCAATGGACCACTCTATCTAAGACAGCGCATAAAAGTGCGTTTCCAGCAACTCTGTTGAATGTGAAGACCTTATCCGCGTTCTCTTTTTTGTGTGTTGAGACAATAGTTCTGTGAGGTAGGAAGGTACATCATTATCAGAACACTGGCATATGAAGTTAATTCTGGCCACAAGTATAGAGTTTGTTTAGAACTTTCGAATTTGCCATGGATTAAGACTAGTTTTGCACACATTTTTTGAATATGTAGCATTTTGCATAGTCTTAGGTCACTGATTCTGCTATACCGTACAGAACGGTAATAATCTTAGTGTGAAAAGGATTTTTGACGCATCTTCATTCAGAAATTTACGAGTTCCCTTAATTCTGAGAAAATTTAGCATTGCAGCTCTGTAGTTGGCTTAAACATGCTCTCAAAACAAGCAAGTAAGCACCTAAGTACCTTATACCATTGACTGACCGAACTTTGTCACCAGCTATGATTATTTCGTTTGTACATCATGTATTTAACTGTGGTCTTCTGCCAAACATAGTAAATTTAGTTTTTGAGGTGttcattttgcaattattgGAGCATAGTCATCTtaaatatttgctcttttttaagttattcaaGAACTTGTATtagaaacaattttgaaagtacATTAACTTTACTCAATTAGTATATAACTCCATGAAACACCATCCGTAGACTCagtacatgtgtataataaacTGAGTACTACACATTGACACAAACGAATGAAATTTGTGCagaatgttgaataaaattaataaattagaTCTAGTCACTTTcaagaacatttataaaaggatatgattgaaataaaactattggtttttttacatcattattattatgtttcaacATCAAAACTTAAACAATCCCATTTCAAACAAACTTGTCATAAGAACGCAGCATTTTGACAGACTAAGTTAACAATGTCAAATATGCTCctcatgttaaataaaaaacacattaatactattatttctattattacTAAAAAATGAAGGGCACTCCCCCATTTCACAGATCTGTACAAAATAGAcaatataaacaagagctgtcacagagacagcgtgctcCACTATTCCactgcttttcagtgtaaggattgaaaagatttggcgaaacatgcatggatcactgttagattagatttcaatgcaatgcataatgtatttgctgagatataaacataaatgtggttacatgcaaaattttaatctgaatttaaaagttgaataataaagggccattaattgcaaaatacagttatctaacttggttattcaagtaagTTCGGTGGTTGGATACCATTGTgcaaagtctcaatgcaatacatcaagtagttgctgagatattaatatatgtgtgctaacatgcaaaaccttagcagaatttctaagtcacataataaaggggcaaaaattataaaatatgcaagatagagttctcttacttgattaattaagatggatgaatggttgggagcctctgtatgaagtttcaatgaaatacatgatgtattcgcttaGGTATTGACtaaaaagtggttacatgcaaaaccttaaccaaaatttctatgtcaaataaaaaagggccattatttgaatttaatgcaaactagagttatcttacttggtcaTTTAAGTAGATTgtatggttgagtaccattgtataaagtctcaatgcaatacatcaagtagttgctgagatattaacctatgtgtgcttacatgcaaaaccttaacaagaatttctaagtcaaataataaagatcCATAATTAGCAGTATATTCAttaagtgttatcttacttcattaatttagtaggttaatTAATGGGAATGCATttcttaagtttcaatgcaattcatgatgtatttgctgagatattgacttaaatgtggttacatgcaaaaccttaaccagaatttctaagttgaataataaagggcaattatttgcattaaatgcaaactagagttatctaacttggttaattaagtaccattaggttggatggttgagtaccattgtataaagtctcaatgcaaaacatcaaGTAGGTGCTTAGATAttaacctacatgtatatattaaccgatgtgtgcttacatgcaaaactttaaccagaatttctaagtcaaataataaaggccaattatttgcattaaattcaaataagtgttatctaacttcattgaTTTAGTAGGATATATACCCTATTGTTGGGcttacatatccaaagtttcaatgcaataaatgatgtatttactgaattgatgacttaaaggtgcttacatgcaaaaccttaaccaaggtgtgacgctgacgctgacgcttgggtgagtagtataactctcctttttctttgaaaaatcaaGCTAAAAATAGCAGATCATAATCAGTGACTACAAATACAGCTGAATATACAACCTTGATGGCATCTCTTCGTTTCTGTTCAGCAGCTGTATGGGCCTCGCGGCGACGATCCTTGTAACTCAATGTAGTCTTGTTGCCATCACTGTCCTCGTCATCTGAgataatgtttatcattttgaacGTTGTACGTAAAGTCAAAATgacaaacacaatttaataaACTTGGAAAGCTGTATTTATAATTAGTCATTACCCATAATATTCTTTTGTTCTATTTTCTCCACTCCATTCATCTAAAAAgggtttaacatttgtatacatgttcactgttttcattgtattaccTAACTGACATTATCAGTGAGATGGTTGGGATGTTAAAAGTGTTATGCCTACATTATAAGTGAACTATTTCAATAGCATCCAATTCAGTTtgcttaaaaaaaagaataaattcGAAGCCATCAAGtttcaatttaattgaaaagGTTAAGTTAAATTTGAATCAAACAAATGCGAGTTGCCAAGGCAAATTCCTGCAAAAGAATGAATTCAGTCTTTCCAAATGTACGTCCAAAAGCATAAGCTCTCAGCGCAATCAATGAACAGTCAAGTGAACTAGGCTCGTGTTCAACCTGCCTACCTGTGTTATGGGCAGATGATGCAGAGGATCCTGGAATAGAACCGGTACTGCCAGCGCGCCCAAACACAAACTGCGTGGCATTAGTCGGGCTCCCACTCATAGTCACAGAGTATTTCAGATTGTCACCATCTAACACTGccggaaaaaaaacatgtaaatattttttcaaaatccacAAAATCTCACAACATGTTTGTGAATTATGTAATGTTTCATTTGGCATTTTGTAAGTTTATGTATAGTCCCTACTacccaaaataaaaaaaaatggtggtcaAGAAACTGTACCtgtgtgaaatatattttttaacagacaGAAGTGTGGTTCTCCTACATAGGAGGGATAAGATGAAGAAGATTCAAGATTTAAGGCGGTTGGAAACTTGCCTTATTAAAAATGGCTGACTCTACACTACTTACTGTTTCCTTGATCAAAACTTCCATTATTGTAAGGGTTCTTTGACATTCCACTGCAAGTATAAAAAACTTGTTAACAATCAACATCTGTTTAATAAGTCTCCTTGGCCTCATGGTTAAAGCTTACGCCTATGGGGCGGGAGGTTGTGGATTCGATCCCTGGCTGCGTCTTACCAAAAGACGTCAAAAGTTGAGAAAGGTGGTGTATTCAGTACTGGTTGAACTCGGGAAAGTTTTTCATCATGTGTAAGTATTTTACACTGAGCAtataaaagaaccaaggggtctcttcgaaaagaGCTAGGGTGTCGCACCCAGATTTCCTTGTGTAACATGCGAGGCCAAAGacgcaacagatcccttcaggaaTAGCATGCTTgaaccctgaaggggtccactggtcttgaTTTGCAGTAAATTCTCATTCTACACAGAACCCGGGCTTTGCTGATTTGCATCTTACCAACcaagtatacatatatataagtatatacatatatataagtatacatatgtattatgaacgtacttccgtctataacagAATGTTATACTATTAACACACAttcgccgcctacagcggaccattaaataattatgaacgcacatctgCCACCTACAGCGGACCATTACagttgtactatgaacgcacacctgccgcctacagcggaccgttacatttgTATCTCAACACTGTCTCTTCTGCATGCTGTCCCTTCACCAAAACAAAGGACctcgttggaaataagtgcttccACTTTCatgggttatccttgaccgcattGTCTTAAGAAATATACATGCACACATTCATTGTACGAACACTGTTGAGTACGAAAACAATCACTGTACAACTTCAACATATTCTTGGTCCCTAAATTAAGAGTCTGTGCAAATTGTTCGCATATGTCAATACTATCAAGTTCTTTATTTCCAAAAACACAAAGATTGCCCATGACTACCTGATGGGGAAGGTCAATCCAAAATATGTTGCCTTCACTGGTTTTGTTTACGTTCTTGTTTCGTCCTCAGTAGTAAACTTAAGGTTAGATTGcactaaatttaaatatatcactAACTGATCTAgagggcgatactatttcccggtcccggtctcatccggtcccggtcttctccggtctctgttttcaaaatttcattgtagctatcgggcgtgacCAAGAAGGTGTGAATGACAgcggggggtaataggattttatttcagttttaagcattgaaggactcgatttccagtgagttcaggttttattttcgTGTTTATATCTAAACCTTTTTTCggttaaaataacattgtaagCAACAGCCACATGTTAATTATTGTGCAATcataaattattgtaaacaccagtatttatttacctttaaatattcatatttgcacagtctcacaatgtatgttaaataactAATTAGCACAGTTTACCTCTTCATAGTGAAGCCCCGAGTGACTTTGGAACCATTGCGAGTTGAATGCCCCGTGTTCAGTTTTTTTTAGTGCCAAAAGATctcttttgaaatttaaaacttttaggCAGATTTGGAACGTCCTTTTTAAAGCCAAACTTAAATGTgactttgaaataatacatattgctgGCTATTTAATGACAATTCTATTTTAACGATCGTGAcgacttaaaataaagattcttgcatcttttaagttatatttcatttgtaaaatagcgTTCCGAATATTTCAgtagtttattaattattattatacttattatattttgtcaacgAACTCTTCATTACaggtttatgacaatacacaataatgtcataCCATGAaaggtgtatatatatatatatatatatatatatatatatatatatatatatttatatatatatatatatatatatatatatatatatatatatatatatatatatatatatatatatatatatatatatataaatgcattatactATATACAGTGTAGTTGGGTTTATTTGTCTCTATTTGgtgggttgggggggggggggtcacaaCCACACACGACAGGACAGGATTCAGGTTCATTGGTTTTATTATTACTCAAAAAACAATTCCAGAAAGGCCAAGTACCAAAAAGGCCTGGTCCAGAAAGGCTCAGTTCGTATAACTAGATATATTTTATCTTTgctaaatgttgtttttatagatCTATAGAAGTGAACTTTTgattaagaaaaaataacatcagtgTCTTAGATAAtggttttaatcatttttgaaattcgCATTTGCATCATATTCAGTGGATACAGAAATAATCAAACAGAGTtactttaacaacatttttattgacaggcataattgtacatttcatttgttttaaagaatatgtttaatGATATGACAATAATAGATCAGCATTCCACAATTGCTGAGGAAAAAGGATTGAAgactgatatacatgtaaaaacagATTACATCCGAAGACGATACACATCTCCGATCTTGCCGAGATATCCCACTGCCCTGTGTCCCCATCCATGTACTGGTCTGCTAGAGTCCTAATCGCCCTTTCTTGCCGCAGACAACAAACGTTGCCCCCTCTCTCTCCGGATCCTCGGACTCTACTGCCATCCGGTGAACATGCATGGCCTCCCGGCGAAGTATGGCACGATCGATGCTGTGGAATCCCAGACCACTCTCTCCAGCTAAGCTTCTGGTTCAGACGGTTATGCCAccctggaaataaaaaaatatatacttctattaaattgaaaataatcaaaaatgtGCTAACTGTATGCTCATCTCTCCttttataatcattaattatcagaattatttgattttatacaatgtaccatttaaataaattattttgtttgtcgATGCATGATAACATTCCTTCAGCATCGTTGTTGGTACAGATAGTCTGCCTGAATATGGACCAATCTTCAACCGCAAAACGGGATTCGTCAGCCGCTGCCTTTCCATATAGGCGGTGAGTGAATGGGTGGCTTCAGTCGTCGCCGTCTCTGCCAGTTTACCGGAAGGCACGGCGGCCATGATGTGACCTACTGGCAGGAACTGCAGAGCCAGGAATATTCTCACGTAGTTGAACACGCAGAGTCTACGGCGATACGTCTCGGCCAGTCCCACACTCTGCACGTGCCGCCAAATCGCCTGAGACCAATGAAGGCGCATCTCTCATCACTTTACCGGAAAAGACCTCACGAACGTCAAGCCAGGCAGCTGGAaatatttgttacatatttCGTCTAATTAACACACGAAGCTTCAATGTATACAGCACGGAAAACTCATAACTAAAGACATATATTAGATGAATAAAACCATCTGGAAATGAATTCTTATTTATACACTTAATGTACATAAAATACTCTTTTTTGAGTAAATCGATCATTAAAGATGAAACACATGAATAGTTTGCATACAACTTTATCACACTTCTTCGAACTCTGAATTCTGTAAAGAATTTATGATTTAGAAGTTATATATGGTTGGATTCAGAATTTTCCCTTTTTTCTCATATATGATGAATAgatcaatattatatttgaaagcaGGTTACTTCCCTTACGGTAAAGGGAAGTAGCAGCTTCATATAGTTTGACGTAATTTTATTGATAGAGTCTGACACATTGGTTACCGGTCACAAAAGAGTACTTTTGCTCATAGGCCGAAACATTTTTAATCCGGAAGCAGTAACTATAAACTTCCGCTAAAAATGGAAACATTGAAAAGTTTAACGG
Proteins encoded in this window:
- the LOC128235397 gene encoding max-like protein X; protein product: MSKNPYNNGSFDQGNMLDGDNLKYSVTMSGSPTNATQFVFGRAGSTGSIPGSSASSAHNTDDEDSDGNKTTLSYKDRRREAHTAAEQKRRDAIKRGYDELQAIVPTCQQSDAMAPSKLSKATVLQRSIDYIQYLVGQKKKQEDELDSLRKEVMALKIMKANYEHIVKTHQNQPSHGQNQVSDAVKFHVFKQVMDALFQTFNANISVANFAELSACVFSWLEEHCKPQTLREVMLGVLRKVNEQLVTH
- the LOC128234770 gene encoding uncharacterized protein LOC128234770, whose product is MRLHWSQAIWRHVQSVGLAETYRRRLCVFNYVRIFLALQFLPVGHIMAAVPSGKLAETATTEATHSLTAYMERQRLTNPVLRLKIGPYSGRLSVPTTMLKECYHASTNKIIYLNGWHNRLNQKLSWREWSGIPQHRSCHTSPGGHACSPDGSRVRGSGERGGNVCCLRQERAIRTLADQYMDGDTGQWDISARSEMCIVFGCNLFLHVYQSSILFPQQLWNADLLLSYH